In Brassica napus cultivar Da-Ae chromosome A3, Da-Ae, whole genome shotgun sequence, the sequence AATTGCCATTTAAATCTCGCAATACCCATCTCTAAGGGAGAAGTTGtacttagtttttatttttttatatcttattcTTTTTTACATATACATTTACATCTTTGTTCCATTAGACTTTGTCTTCTCGTTGTTCCATTTAGAAAAGAGCATTGATGTAACATTTTATGTGCCTTTCATTTTTTAGCATCATTTTGAGCTTGTTGCAGTATAATCTTCCAATGACCAAGCCCAGTCCGGTTCATTTCATTTCCTAAATCAGAAAAGCAGCTCATATGCAAAAAAAACAGTAAAGTAAGTGTGTGGCGCCACAGGCGTCGAACTTGGCAACTATACGGGTTTTACATCATCCACTAACCACTAGACCATGgatatatatttcttaaattcATGTCTTTTAGATGTTTCTGTATTTTTACGCCTAAAGCTAGTGATTCACCAGCATTAGCCCAGAGTTGACTCTCCCaatggttttgtttttattaaaagatgAGCATGTTACGAATTTTCCATAGTCTCTGGAGGATCCAAATTGGTAGCTCCTGAAAATGAGTTAATATTATACATGTTGTAaactaaacaaattataaattttcttatcGAGTTTTGCAGTAGGACTGTTGATGATATTATTAGAATTACCCAGTGCTCTCCAAATGTTTTTAACATATGGACAttcgaaaaatatataattctttgTTTCTTCTGCCAAACAGCATCTCCTACATTGCCCATAAAGAACTATATGAACAACAACAGCCTCCCACTTTCTCTCTTGCTCTTCTCAAAGAGTTTGAGACCtactcaatttttatttttatattatttttgtaatactTAGGTTTCTCTACTTTTTTTAAGAAATCGTTTTGAGAAACCGTTGAAACATTTTTTCTCGATTTAATGAATTTgtagtaataaaaaaatattataataaaagacttattttgtttatgtctaatcaattaatatatagtgtcAAATActgtaatataattaaataattatttttactatttcattttaattagtttatctTTGACACATTTTAGTAAATTTATCACCATAATTTCATAGACTTTACATgtatatcatttatataaaaaaatagaatgtaaCATCTAATAACTATAAAAAGAAATTCAGGCAGTTTGTTATGCTAGCAACACACACACGCGCgcgcacacacacatatatatatagcttcATTCCGACATAAAGTTCTTAATAGAGTCTTGATTAGTAAGCATTTGCAAaatactatgttatttattatccaatcaactattattttatattaaaataaatgtgttttatataatatctatatatatatattattttatcaatatttttattatttatctggttttgtaaaaaaaaaaaaactaaagtcaattaatattttattaagaaaaagaaaaaataatttttattaataatagttatgtataattttttgttaattaatgttATCATATTAATAGttgatcacaaaaaaaaatgttatcataTTAATCTACttctaaaagttaaaaacagaCATTTGACTTTTCGAATACAAAAAAGGCCAAGCGAATAGCATAAAGTACATTTGACCaattaaaatagagaaactaactaaaactaaataaaaaaactgcAAAAGACGAAATACTTATTTTCAAGACAGAAACCGAAagcctttaaattttttattcataCCGCCAACAAGTTTTCTCTTTCCCCagtcatcatcattatcatcaaaCATTAGAAACCTAAggaagatttcaaaaaaaaaccacTCACTATCTTCAGACCAAAAGATGTACAAATACTCAATTTTGTTGCTTTTATGAAGAAGTAGAACAACACTCATAGTGCAACTGAAgcctcccccccccccaaccaaaataaggaaagagaaatgagaaaacTATCTTCAAAATTGGATCACGAGCTGGGATTTGCGTCCTCAGTTGCCTCAGTAATGATTGGCAGCTTTTTCATCAGTGATGGCTTCAACTTCTTGTGCTGTATGTAAAGTCAAAtgagttataaaaaaaacaatgagagATACTCAAAGCAACCGGAGTAAGAGTGTTGTTATGTTCATATACCTGTTCATAGAAAGCTCTGATCTCCTCGTCTGTGAGGGCTTCTACCTCAGTATTGTTTTCGTCCCACCCAagggatttaaggaactccgcCTCTTCTTCATCTGGAAGGTCTGCCGGTTCAAAACCATCATCTCTTTCTGCAGCATGCACGCATGAAGGGTTACTAGCTACAAGCTCCTTAGAGATGTCTGCTTTTTCCTCGACAGAAGGGAAGATGCAAGAGCTAGTTGAGATGTTTGTAgatgttttcttcttcaaagCACTGTAAAACGCATTCCTGCTCTGAGTTTGAGCCACAGAAGTAATGAATGGCGCAGGTGGAGCAGCGATCATCTGGAAACCAGCTGCTACGCTGTTGGTTATACGACTTGGACCTCCAGATTCTTTGACCGCAGGTTTGAGAATTACCAGCTTCTTAGTACTATCAGGCTTACCATAATTAGAATGAAGATTACCTAGCCGAATAGAGGATTGCTGGTGGGTATTTCTAAAAGAAGCAAGACCAATTGCACCACTTCGAACCATTGGTTTGGTCTTGGAAACCTGATAAATTAAACcaatgcacaaaaaaaaaaaaaaaaatcaaaccaaaatatatacAGTATAGCCCAAGGAAAGAGAGAAGGAAATTAATAATAGCTAGGGAAAAAAGCTTACTGAGCCCTTTGGTGCAGAAGGGACAACCGGTATTAGCTTAAGAGCTTGGTCCTCAAGTCTTTTTATCATTGAATATCCCTAATAAAAATAACATCTTAGACAAACAGTAAAAAGGCAAGTGTACTATAAAgcaacacaaatataaaaaaaacatacctgAGGAAATGTACCAGTTCTAGGAGGCTGCAGCAATGCTTCGGCCATGTTACGAGTCTGTCCCATTAAGGTATTTGAAGTAATATCAGAATCAGAACCACTCTTCTTAATAACATTGGGAACCTCCGCTGGAGCCGATGTCCTACCTTCCCCAGCAGTCATGCCTGAGTCATCATCAACAGACAAGCTCTCTACAGCAAGACTTAGACCAGGAGATGAGATTCTTACAGCGTCTGAGCCTCCTTCATTCCTCTCTTCGGTTTTAAGCCTAGGAAAATCCTTGGAGCTCGTTGGATTTTTGAATCCCATAGAAAACCCTTGAGCCAAGTGGTAGTCATGTTTCCTTGTTGTCATTGAATTTGATCGTCTTAACTGCTCTTGATTCCTTCCATCTAAGAAGGTACTGAAAGGGAAACGAGAATCTCGGTGCCACGGGTCTTTGTAGGTCGGCCTATCTTTTTCCATTCTCCGATCTTTACCTCTCCTTTGAACATTGAAATTCCTATATGCATTTTTGGTAGACCCATTACTAAACCTCCTCCGTGCATCGGTGGAAGAAGACCGATCGAGAAAAGGAGACCGAACTGAATCAACATCGGTTTCTGTCCTAGGGTTCCTACTCTTGTTATTATCTAAATCAAAGTGAAAAAGGAAATGATATGAAGTTACAATGCTATTTAAACAATGGTTTTAGAAGGAATATAGAGGCATACAAAACTGGAGCATACCTGAGCGAGCAGAAGATGACTGAATATGATTTTTACTCCCAACACCAGAACCATTCCCTGAACTTCTCAACCATTCAGGTACGAAAGAGGGTTCACGTTTCTCCATCAGTAAAGCTATATTATGTTAAGCAAAGGAACCAATATGCAATTCGCTACCCTCTTTCACTCTCTCACTATACACCACAAAGGGCACGGAAGAAATCAcaatctaaattaaaaaaaaaattgattcgtCCCAAACCTACACGAAATCAGTTATGAGAAACCATCTCTCTCCCACAGATAGTTTCAAAGATACTTGAAGATCATCATCGGCTCATCGCTGTCAATAAACCCACAAAGAACGAACACATGAACAAACAAATGCCTCTTTATCTCTCTTCCCCAAAGGAGAACtactcaatttttatttttatattatatattgtaataCTAATTAAGGTTTTctgcttttatttaagaaattggTTTGAGAAACTGTTGAAATGTTTCTTGGTAGTCCAATGAATTTATAGtagtataaaaaatttaataccaTAAAAGTATTTCCTTATTTATGCACAACCAACTAATGTATATTTGACaagtaaaatatcattaaataaatatgtttttactattataatttaattaatatatcttTGAACAgattttaatagatttattaCCATAATTTCTTACACTCATCCTATCTGTCATTCAAATAAACAGTTTCTACCATTTTTGagggaaaaaataatatattttgacaaATGAAAAACCATTAACTGAAAAAACTGTTTGgcacaatataaatatatttgataaagATACTATTAATTAgaacttaacaaaaaaagaatactatcataatttcatttaattcacacacacacacacacacatatatatatatatatatatattgcaatgTGTATACTTACAAAAAGGATttgacatataatatataagaaaaggaCATATAATGCtgtcaaaagaaaatataaaagaaaaatatttcattttgtcaacaacaaacacacacaacaaatatatatgtagtCCAAGTGTACAACATTCATTCTTTCCGAGTGGAATGAACGAGAAAGAGACAAAATACTTCTCTTTAATTTCATTAAATTCCTCCAAATTTATTGAGAGCGAAGATTCTTTTCGGGTGAAAACATCATCTTTCCACTTCGAAACTTTCCATTGCAAAGGCGACCACTTACGGTTACAGTAAAAAATTGCATTATCCCTAGAAGTAGAAGTTATTTAAATTCTGcatgcaaaaagaaaaacttcatTTTAGACATCTACCTTTTTCCCTTTATGAGTGATGCGTTCTTAAAATACTGCCAACGAAACTCAAATTCACGTATGTATGACTCCATAGACCATCTATAAAACACCAACATCCTTTTTAATCCGTTATTGTTAAAACGGAAATGTCATGTGTTATAAGATTATTTTGTGTTGATTCCCCATTTGCCTTTGATTCCCGATCTCAAAAACCTTGAAAGGGTCTCTCTATCTAGGTGGTATAATTATTCATTCTAACACATCAACAAAAACGATTTCTATGAAAAGCTTGTGCAGTCTTAAGCACATGAATAAGCAAATCTGGTTTTGCTTGGGGATGGTAGGCAATCTTGAAATCTTGAAGTCTTTCCTTTAAAATAGATAACTCTTTCAATTTCGTTTAAAAAGTTTGGTCATACTTTGGTTCTTGAATCACTGAGATCAGATCCTTGCAATCTATTCTGAAATGTAGGCAAGATAAGTATTGAAGTAGACTTTCAATAGCCCATGTAACTGCTTCCAGCTCCATATGTAGAGATGAGACGCACCTCTTTTGATTCATTAACTCCAGAAGTTGCTCATGTCCTGGGAAATCTTACCacacccatccacatccactgtATTGTGCCTCAGCAGATCATAGACCATCCACTAAACATATGTTGCATCTCCTCAAATTCTTTTGTGTTCACTTCAAACCAAATTTGATATTCACCCTCCCCATGCCTTGCTAGCTCTAGAGAATCCCTTGTGATTCCCCTAAATAATTTATCATCGGagatttttagaaatattagaTTATCCGTATATAAGGGTCTCTATCCAACTC encodes:
- the LOC106388445 gene encoding uncharacterized protein LOC106388445, with the protein product MEKREPSFVPEWLRSSGNGSGVGSKNHIQSSSARSGMLHIVTSYHFLFHFDLDNNKSRNPRTETDVDSVRSPFLDRSSSTDARRRFSNGSTKNAYRNFNVQRRGKDRRMEKDRPTYKDPWHRDSRFPFSTFLDGRNQEQLRRSNSMTTRKHDYHLAQGFSMGFKNPTSSKDFPRLKTEERNEGGSDAVRISSPGLSLAVESLSVDDDSGMTAGEGRTSAPAEVPNVIKKSGSDSDITSNTLMGQTRNMAEALLQPPRTGTFPQGYSMIKRLEDQALKLIPVVPSAPKGSVSKTKPMVRSGAIGLASFRNTHQQSSIRLGNLHSNYGKPDSTKKLVILKPAVKESGGPSRITNSVAAGFQMIAAPPAPFITSVAQTQSRNAFYSALKKKTSTNISTSSCIFPSVEEKADISKELVASNPSCVHAAERDDGFEPADLPDEEEAEFLKSLGWDENNTEVEALTDEEIRAFYEQVYEHNNTLTPVALSISHCFFYNSFDFTYSTRS